The DNA region AAAGCAGGTGGGACTGACCGTGGCTGGAAGTCTGGGATGGCTGAAAGAGGTGGTGGCTGCTGTGGGTTCTTCCACCTTCTCCATTCCTGGTCCCTCCTGACTGAAGTACAATGCAACAGCAGAGCTAAACCTACCCCTCCCTTTGCCACAGAAATGCTAAAAGCAAGAAGGCGAGGGTAGAATGACTCTGCAGCAGGCTCTTTTCACTGTTGCCTTCTACTTAGCAGTACTAACAGCAGCaaactgatttatttcattaagttATGTGTGTTTTCTGCTTGCTTGTTGAAAGCTCTCACTGTGCAGTACCTGTTCACTCACCATAGCAGTGGCGCTGATAATCCGGGCTCCACCTGCTCCTCCAATCACCAGCATGTCTCCCGTCTTGGAGATGAGAATAGATGGCACCATTGCTGAGGGAGGCCTCTCTCCTAGAGCAGAAGCAGAAAGTCTTATTCTTCCCATGTGGCTGGTGAGAGCACTGGAGGGACACACAGGTTTATCTACCTCATTCTTCTTGCATTCCCCATGGAAAACCATGCTGCTGTTCATTCCTCAAGAAGTCCATGTTTTCCCAAAATCTAAATTCCTTGTGCTGAGACTCCATCTCACAAGAAACTGCTCCTTTATGGTGCAGGTTAAATAGGAAACACCTATTGGTGCACCCTGCAGCATACGCAGGAGTTGCTGCAGTTCATCAGACCCAGATAAGGAACAATTAGCAGCAATTATCAATTGCAGTACTGATGTCCTTTTTATTTGCAAACCCAAGGGAGCTTCCATCAGGGACAGCTTATTTCACAAAGCACTGCCTCTGTACTGTGCTACAGAACTCAGTGTAAGCCTTTCCTGACTGTGCATGTAACTGCAGGTGTTTTCATAGAGAGGCCTAAAAATCAGCTAGTTTGTCTTAATAgtggtttctttatttgttCCGTACTTTCCCTGTCCATCCATGAAAAGcttctgcaattttttttttaaatctctgcttTCCATCATCAGAAGCCAAAACTCACATTTTCATGTAACTGCATGAATAGACACAGACACACTACAGGACTTTATCCTTTGTTAGTATGAAACAATTTTGCTAACATACTaacttagggaaaaaataaaaaataaaaaagtacctACAGTGTGTAGATAGTCCCTGCCCAGTTTCCTGCCATGATTCTCCATCTCCTGGCCTTGTGTATTATGTTGAAGTTCAGAATGCTCACCTGGATTAATGCTTCTGTTCACTATGCAGAAATCAGCAAgttcattatttaaaatgatcCCAGTTCGGTTAGAATACACAAAGGAGCCAAACctgcagggaggaaggaagtAGCCTTTCAGTGACCAGTGCTCACTCATTGTGGATGATACTAGCCAAATGTGACACCCTCTGGCGTTACCCCTCCTTtctgccaggctgcagccacCTTAATTAAGGTGTTCAAAAGGTATTTGTGCTGCAGCCAGAGATGTGGGGATTTGCCCAACCCACAGAGCTTGGCAAGTTACATGTTTGTCAATTGTGATGTTGCCTTGGGCTGATTCTGAAAGACCTTCGCTGTCACATGAAAAAAGCATTCACAAGCAAGAAACTGTCTAAAGCAGTGAAGCCCAAGGGTtggtggggtttgtttgttttgtttttctgttaagcAGCCCTTGCAGATACCCTGCGAGCCTGATACAAGACCTATATTACTCAAGTAAAAACCAGGCCCTTGGCTACTCACGGGTAGTTGATGGTACTGGTGGCAGACACAGCACTGCCATCTGCAGCAAGCACAGAGATGTGGCTTGTGCCCATACTTTTATATCTGTGGTTGTAGGTGGACTCCCACAAGTTGTAATAGCTGAGTGGATGGTCAccagaagcatttattttcattctgacGTGGCGAGCGGTCTCGTCAGACAGCAGGGTCGCCGCAGTCACCTGCAATCACAGCAAGGACACTGAGCCAGTATCACAAAAGCACAAGCATGTCTGTCTTTGGACACACAGGAGCCTGGGGGATTCAGCTTCAAGGTCAAAGCTCTGAGGCCTACACTGGCAGTGTTTAGCTCTAGTTTGAATTCTCACACCAGTCTCATCacagaaattgaaataaattcaaTACTAAGGCACCTCATCATTAACGTGACCATGTGCACATTCTTTATCAGGCAAGTGAGCACCAGCCTACCATGGAACAGAAACTGCATCCAAACCAAACAGCCTAACCCTACCTCTGCCTTGTTATCatggttttggctaggatagagttaactTCCTTCATGCAGGCTCATATGAtgatgtgttttggatttttgatgaaaactgTTGATAGCACACCAATGTTTTAGCTGTTACATAGTGCTTACACaaagtcaaggacttttcttcttctcctgctgccctgccagcagcaggctgggagggACACAGACAGCACAGCTGGCCCAAACTAGTCAAAAgaatattccataccatatgatgtcgtgctcagcaataaaagctgtggaaaagaagaatgaagTATGTGTGGGGACACACTCAGCATGATGGCGTTTGCCTTCCTAAGAAACCATTAcatgtgatgagccctgctttcctggaagtggctgaacagcTGTCTGCTAATGGGAAGTGGTGAAATGAATTCCTTCTTTCGCTTTGCTTACACACACAACTTTCACTTTACCTAGGAAACTGTTTTACCTCAACCCACGAGTCGTTTCACTTTTACCTGtctgattctctccctcatcccacTTGTGGAAAGTGAGTGCATGCCTCTGTGGTACTTAGCTGCTGGCAGGAATCAAACCACAACACTTGGCCAGCTGAACAATGTTACTTGACTAACAGTTCTAAggaatttctttccttctgtgactgtgaagCACGAGGGTGTCAGAGCATCGCTTGTTTCTGTAGCATTGTGCTGGTGGGCATGATAGTCTGGACAATAGGTAGCTTTCCTGACGGCTTACCAAATAGGCTAAAAATGAGTTTGTGACAATGCggattttgaaaacaaacaaacaagcaaacaaacaaacaaaagtgtaGAAGACTGCTCCTCTGTCAAGCAGTGCAGAAGAGGCTGCCAGTGCTGTGCGTGTCTGTGGCTACTTCTTACTCCTGTGCACTTTACCAGCTCACCTGAGCATCAGAGAAGGCTGGGTCATTCATATGGGGTCTCAGCATATTGCTGAACTTCAAGGTCTCTGCAATGACGTGGTAGGTTTCTTCCTTAACCTTGGGTGTTGCCAGTGATGCTTTACTAAATTTGTACCCTAAAGAGGAGGATGAATTCATTTGGTTAACAGATGCACAGTAATGTTTCTTCAGgaattttgtaaaatgtttaaatgaacCTTGTTTTCCCATCCTAGTTCTTACCAAGTGTCCCCTACACGTTAGCAGGATGTGGGCAGAAATAACTGAGTCCTACTTTCCACTGTGACTTCAATTCTTCTTGAAGTCCTGAGAAATCGGGTATCCTTTTGGCCTTTGTAACAGCTATGGTGATGCTGACACACTATAAGAATGAGCTAGCTCATCATCCTGCTGCATAGCATGATCATACTGCTTCTTTGGGGCCCTCTGTGGCTCACCAACACCCTTTCTGCctaatatttatttactgttcCAAATCAATGCTCTTTGCAAACCTCTTGCAGCTCCTTTTCTCTTAAGAATTTACCTTCCAGTATCTTGAGGATAAACAGGAGCACAGCACCTCCCATGGGTGGTCGAGGAGAAAACACCGTGGTGTTATTATTCAGGGTAATGTTCAGAGCTGAAGACACTTCTGCTTTGTATGCCTTAAGGTCCTCCATTGAGAGAACAGACCCTTCAGTGGAAAACCAGAGGAACAGCTGGTGTTAGCATGTTAACAGAGACTTTTGGTAGGTACTATGGGGATACTGTCAGGGCCTTGGTAAGATTTCTAAAGAGCCATCCCTGTATATTCTGAGTTTCTTCCACCAAGCACAACAATGTCTTCACATGTCCTCAGCTACTGCCAGACCCCAGGACATCACAAAGCCTAAGGGAACTGGAGAAGCCAGTGCATGCACACTGTGGGTAAGTGCGTGGCTCTCATACCTTCTTCTGGGCCTGAATTACAACAGCTAGGGGAAGGTGGCCCCTTCCCATGCCAGGTATCACTTGGAGAAGTGACAAGTAAATGGCATGTGTTAGCTATCCCCAGTAACTCCTCATCGTTAGACAATTGCTGGGGCCTGTCAGTTCTTATTAAATACAGCTGTTACCTACCAGCCTTCTTGAGGTCCTCCACCAGGGCCTGTCCTATCTGTCCCTCATAAAATTCTGTAGCTCCATTTTCTGCCACAGCTCTCAGtgtctgctgcagtgctggccACCTGAAGGTCTCTCCACGGTTCAAAAACCTTTGACCATCACATATCAATGGGCTGTTAAAGGAGAACATCCATCAGTTTACAGCATGTGCTTATTCTCTTTCCTACCCAAGGTTGATTTGGTTTATGTATTTTGCATACTTTCCAAGATAGTGCTGTTCTGTCTATATGGAGAAAAATGCTTCTCAGCTGATTCCTACCCACAACACCAGGCACGTTTTACCCTAGACAAAGTTTCCTCCATGGGACTAACACTTTGACCCTGGCTTCTCCAAATGAGTGCCTGCTGCAGGACCCTGCTGTCAGGGAACAATTTCCATACAGATGGAGGCAAGCCACATCCATCCAGCTCCTCCTCATGAGGAGATTTGCTTAGCAGAAAGTTTTGCTATGCCAAGCCCCTCTAAACTGGAAaccaaaaatgtaaaaaaaaagttgttgacAGTAAAAGATTTCCAAAAGAACATTTCaattattctctctctctccatagCAATTATTTactgggcagctgctgcagcagcagcctgcttcGTGTCTGAGCTGGGGGAACAGTGGTCCTTACACTTGAGTTTAATTCAGGAGACTTACCACAGGTTTTGTCCGTGTTTGGAGAACAATGGGTGATGGATCATTTTCTCCATAACTAAGGAAACAACAAGTGGCTCTGAAAGGAGCTTGATGGTTGGTTCAAACAGAGCTTTCCACGGCAAGCGGCCGTATCGTTTATGGGCTTCTTCATACCCACGAATTTCTCCTGGTAC from Anas platyrhynchos isolate ZD024472 breed Pekin duck chromosome 16, IASCAAS_PekinDuck_T2T, whole genome shotgun sequence includes:
- the GGT5 gene encoding glutathione hydrolase 5 proenzyme — protein: MSTGRICCLVLLTLGVLAVVVVLVVILTQPGCGSQHYLHGAVAADTETCSNIGRDILKSGGTAVDAAIAGLICTSVMNPQSSGLGGGVVFTIYNASTGTVEVINARETVPQGFHRDLFSGCSFPETGSQWIAVPGEIRGYEEAHKRYGRLPWKALFEPTIKLLSEPLVVSLVMEKMIHHPLFSKHGQNLCPLICDGQRFLNRGETFRWPALQQTLRAVAENGATEFYEGQIGQALVEDLKKAGSVLSMEDLKAYKAEVSSALNITLNNNTTVFSPRPPMGGAVLLFILKILEGYKFSKASLATPKVKEETYHVIAETLKFSNMLRPHMNDPAFSDAQVTAATLLSDETARHVRMKINASGDHPLSYYNLWESTYNHRYKSMGTSHISVLAADGSAVSATSTINYPFGSFVYSNRTGIILNNELADFCIVNRSINPGERPPSAMVPSILISKTGDMLVIGGAGGARIISATAMAVINKLWFGYDLEDAISSPIMHIINGNISFEERFSEDVRNGLLRRGHKAVKDQFALNVVQGISKEGKCISAYSDKRKMGKSAGY